A genomic stretch from Vibrio coralliilyticus includes:
- a CDS encoding class I SAM-dependent methyltransferase, which yields MSTNAMVKLLKSEQADFEYYPTTPEMLQAIRDDLWKIHCPYNREDDYLSCSVLDCGAGDGSALATLTKGKKYAIEKSKPLLNAMHKDVFVVGTDFTQNTLIDKKVDVVFSNPPYSTYAQWCEKIITEANAEVIYLVIPQRWVNNESISLALESRQAQTTVIYSGNFLNADRQARAFIDIVKVDLAYKRRSTHYSPTLKVEPFSLWFSKHFKVSANKSKRSEWQKQKQDLANAQQNVSNSQQLIKDEGLVKTLETLYFRDMEELMNTYLKLNELDADLLNELDVSIESVQGALELKINSLKDFYWKELFNNLGVITDKLATKSRERMLETLTKHTHVDFNAENAHAIVIWSIKNANEYFDSQLVELVEYMTEKANVQLYKSNANTFGDEQWRYCRKPDGLDRYKLDYRVVVTRTGGIQVTEWAHERTDHNLTASCANFFSDLLTVAANLGFDTSITDAAKAREWQSNKKQEFKYYNHTLGREVVLFEAKAFKNGNAHVKFNQDFIMRLNVEFGRLRGWVKNTEQACNELNITPEQAATCFKANLQLTNNSVPLLLAA from the coding sequence ATGTCTACTAATGCAATGGTTAAGCTTCTGAAGAGCGAGCAGGCCGATTTTGAGTACTACCCAACTACACCGGAAATGCTCCAAGCGATACGAGATGATCTGTGGAAAATTCATTGCCCATACAATCGCGAAGATGACTATTTGTCATGCTCAGTATTGGACTGTGGGGCGGGTGACGGCTCTGCACTGGCCACGCTGACCAAGGGGAAAAAATACGCGATTGAAAAATCTAAACCGCTTCTTAATGCGATGCATAAGGATGTATTTGTTGTTGGGACTGATTTTACCCAAAACACGCTGATAGATAAGAAAGTCGATGTAGTATTTAGCAATCCGCCATATAGTACATATGCGCAGTGGTGTGAGAAAATCATAACTGAGGCTAACGCAGAGGTGATCTATTTGGTCATCCCTCAACGCTGGGTAAACAACGAAAGCATTTCGCTAGCACTAGAAAGCCGACAAGCCCAAACGACCGTTATCTATTCGGGTAACTTCTTAAATGCTGATCGCCAGGCACGAGCTTTCATCGATATCGTTAAAGTTGATTTGGCATACAAACGCCGCAGCACACATTATTCACCCACTCTGAAGGTGGAGCCCTTTTCTTTATGGTTCAGCAAGCACTTCAAAGTATCCGCCAACAAGTCAAAGCGTTCAGAATGGCAAAAACAAAAGCAAGACTTAGCTAATGCACAGCAGAACGTGAGCAACTCTCAGCAGTTAATCAAAGATGAGGGCTTAGTAAAGACACTTGAAACCCTGTATTTTCGGGATATGGAGGAGCTCATGAATACATATCTAAAGCTGAACGAGTTAGACGCCGATCTGCTTAACGAACTGGATGTGAGTATTGAATCCGTACAGGGTGCATTAGAGCTGAAAATCAATTCACTTAAGGATTTCTATTGGAAAGAACTATTCAATAACCTTGGGGTCATCACCGATAAGCTGGCAACCAAAAGCCGCGAACGTATGCTTGAAACATTAACCAAACACACTCACGTTGATTTTAACGCAGAGAACGCGCACGCCATTGTCATTTGGAGCATTAAGAATGCCAATGAATACTTTGATTCTCAGTTGGTTGAGCTGGTGGAGTACATGACAGAAAAAGCAAATGTTCAATTATACAAATCGAATGCAAATACATTTGGTGATGAACAGTGGCGCTACTGTCGCAAACCTGACGGCCTTGATCGTTATAAGCTGGATTATCGCGTTGTTGTCACACGAACGGGAGGGATTCAGGTTACAGAGTGGGCACATGAACGCACTGACCATAATTTAACAGCATCGTGCGCTAACTTCTTTAGCGATCTTTTAACCGTAGCCGCTAACTTGGGCTTTGATACGAGCATAACCGATGCCGCAAAGGCTCGGGAGTGGCAAAGCAACAAGAAGCAAGAATTTAAATACTACAACCACACACTAGGCCGCGAGGTAGTGCTATTTGAAGCCAAGGCGTTTAAAAATGGCAATGCGCACGTCAAATTTAATCAAGATTTCATCATGCGACTGAATGTTGAGTTTGGCCGCTTGCGTGGCTGGGTGAAGAATACCGAACAGGCATGCAATGAATTAAACATCACACCAGAACAGGCCGCGACCTGCTTTAAGGCTAACTTGCAGCTAACTAATAATAGCGTTCCTTTACTACTAGCCGCATAA
- a CDS encoding phosphoadenosine phosphosulfate reductase domain-containing protein codes for MNFFDLTSLNYQIAESSYNKFESLVAELMKLLKEGIIFHCGYSTGKDSSVVVNAAIEAMRRCLDNEDIEADRPLVVVTVDTLLEPSNIQMYVPFAHQQVRDLCEAHGINLHLKLVSPPMHQHLMVLYAGSQKLFTSSASGRKADCSSLWKVEVGKRALEETRQYLPEEYRNGKWANLSGVRIDESTRRKSNMSKRGEADLTADSLIEQIRSEGEGYGYHRFAPIANWTTRDVIDCLNHAGDTPMKKMPSGLHIPCYGKNFGLLLAIYGEGSNDVCQVGESGSCGGVARYGCQTCGMVSEDHSGKEMLQYPRWARFGDDVLRLRDYLFRTSLNVNNRAFHPRATCSVTSNVYLQPNVLKATILENILYQAAQITEKHRQIHADFVSNLNNGNVSTDVGVMDIQSDPTLREDVKLDYVDAYVSRMSEKPMLELFTEQHAVMLSALWSLHGVKAAPYRPMKILDNVQNGHRKPLPPLNAELNALRAKQGLLEWDDTKVLNKEVPDALVFQLFAPAKKFDSNISQIDELAHWMPLNFTKSTSHHMAPLLRDLGHDLIHRDRLRPVNTLVVKVKLATDGTNHKLTVNKATSSGKLNLVEGSAAYQELLTLAQKKAQTELAKISTQYNITSDAVLADVVKLDGMFEIEFHAELPFAKEFTTAFSGVSAHARSRKETGMRFTKRKRNKQKDGVFTAGRTSLQDYNPSVVPLLVEQHQTQVGYWLPDNKETRAQHFSLYDYNMDADFVQGLAVSMDFESKKFNVFMKKHWSTAIARHDAYVREGFTNRLGARKYTGTGVFHSLMKNSGLSMAPRFQEYVNQSLVRTEIFHASHLYNLSDRNYHDVLNASHVISMTEHRSQKANQLLAVRKVRNIKRAELQFKLNTQLPGSHASIICRRVIEFLSHYEEQAFAMAIHASHQGLANKPSPSLRGCVNQMWVSEFSPVASNFKELLKLVTTASELAVLKADLTAMTSVFNTYKSKLTLVESSLQARCATIVDCLVGTQQNTDVSDFVDDGMGNMEFLDESLVTPIVEAYLAVGATRNRFLTEMGLSNVLAASKGVGARDKHIAATCYDSAIANLHSTARSLASTLQEVNYDQALRNVVTLECRTSTIMTLSQEKQDRLAALRAAS; via the coding sequence ATGAACTTTTTTGATCTGACATCTCTGAACTACCAGATAGCTGAATCTAGCTACAACAAGTTTGAATCTTTAGTTGCTGAGCTAATGAAGCTGCTCAAAGAGGGCATAATTTTTCATTGTGGGTATTCAACTGGGAAGGATTCGAGCGTAGTAGTAAATGCGGCTATCGAGGCGATGCGCCGATGCTTAGACAATGAAGATATCGAAGCCGACAGGCCGCTGGTGGTGGTCACAGTGGATACACTTCTTGAGCCTAGCAATATTCAGATGTATGTACCGTTTGCGCATCAGCAAGTGCGTGACCTGTGTGAAGCGCATGGCATCAATCTTCATCTCAAACTGGTATCGCCGCCAATGCATCAGCATTTGATGGTGCTTTATGCTGGTTCCCAGAAACTGTTCACTTCCTCAGCGTCAGGACGAAAAGCCGATTGCAGCAGCTTATGGAAAGTCGAAGTAGGGAAACGCGCTCTGGAAGAAACCCGCCAGTATCTGCCTGAAGAGTACCGAAACGGAAAGTGGGCCAACCTCAGTGGTGTGCGTATCGATGAATCAACTCGTAGAAAGTCCAATATGAGCAAGCGTGGTGAAGCTGACCTTACCGCTGATAGTCTGATTGAACAGATCCGGAGTGAAGGGGAGGGATATGGCTACCACCGTTTTGCACCTATCGCTAACTGGACAACCCGCGATGTCATTGACTGTTTGAACCACGCTGGTGATACTCCAATGAAGAAAATGCCTTCTGGTTTACATATCCCTTGCTACGGTAAGAACTTCGGCCTTTTGTTGGCGATATACGGGGAGGGTTCAAACGATGTGTGTCAGGTTGGAGAAAGTGGCTCCTGTGGCGGAGTTGCACGTTACGGCTGTCAAACATGCGGTATGGTCAGTGAAGACCATTCTGGCAAAGAGATGCTGCAATACCCTCGTTGGGCTCGCTTTGGTGACGATGTGCTGCGTCTTCGTGATTACCTTTTCAGAACCTCACTGAATGTTAATAACCGCGCTTTCCATCCTCGTGCTACCTGTAGCGTGACTTCCAATGTATACCTTCAACCGAATGTGCTTAAAGCAACCATCCTGGAAAACATACTGTATCAGGCAGCGCAAATCACCGAAAAGCACCGTCAGATCCATGCTGACTTTGTGTCCAACCTAAATAATGGCAATGTCTCAACTGATGTGGGTGTGATGGATATCCAAAGCGACCCAACACTGCGAGAGGATGTAAAGCTGGATTACGTGGATGCTTATGTATCAAGAATGAGCGAGAAGCCAATGCTTGAGTTGTTCACCGAGCAACACGCCGTGATGTTATCTGCACTTTGGTCTTTGCATGGCGTAAAAGCGGCCCCTTATCGTCCGATGAAAATCTTAGACAATGTACAAAACGGGCACCGAAAACCTCTGCCACCGCTTAACGCTGAACTAAATGCGCTTCGTGCTAAACAAGGGTTGCTTGAGTGGGACGATACCAAGGTTTTGAACAAGGAGGTGCCTGATGCACTGGTGTTCCAGCTGTTTGCTCCGGCGAAAAAGTTCGACTCGAACATTAGCCAAATAGATGAACTGGCACACTGGATGCCACTGAACTTCACCAAATCCACTTCACACCATATGGCACCTTTGCTGCGTGACTTGGGCCACGACCTAATTCACCGTGACAGATTGCGCCCTGTGAATACGCTGGTGGTAAAAGTAAAGCTTGCAACTGATGGAACTAATCACAAGCTAACCGTTAATAAAGCCACCTCCTCTGGCAAGCTTAATCTTGTTGAAGGCTCAGCAGCGTATCAAGAGCTGCTGACACTGGCGCAAAAAAAGGCACAAACTGAGCTGGCCAAGATAAGTACTCAGTACAACATCACAAGCGATGCCGTTCTTGCCGATGTCGTTAAGCTTGATGGTATGTTTGAGATTGAATTTCATGCAGAGCTGCCTTTTGCTAAAGAGTTCACCACAGCCTTTAGTGGTGTAAGTGCGCACGCTCGCAGTCGAAAAGAAACCGGTATGCGATTTACTAAGCGTAAGCGCAACAAACAAAAGGATGGGGTATTTACCGCTGGTCGCACGAGTTTGCAAGATTACAACCCGTCAGTCGTCCCATTGCTGGTAGAGCAGCATCAAACCCAAGTCGGCTACTGGCTACCGGATAACAAAGAAACCAGAGCGCAGCATTTCTCATTGTACGATTACAACATGGACGCTGATTTTGTTCAGGGGTTAGCAGTATCAATGGATTTTGAAAGCAAGAAGTTCAACGTTTTCATGAAAAAGCACTGGTCAACTGCTATTGCCCGTCATGATGCTTACGTACGAGAAGGGTTCACTAATCGCTTGGGCGCAAGAAAGTATACAGGAACAGGCGTATTTCACTCGCTGATGAAAAATTCTGGCCTGAGTATGGCTCCGCGATTTCAGGAGTACGTGAACCAATCATTGGTTAGAACTGAAATCTTCCACGCCTCGCATCTGTATAACCTGTCAGACCGCAACTACCACGATGTACTAAACGCAAGTCATGTTATCTCAATGACTGAGCACCGTAGTCAAAAAGCCAATCAGCTACTGGCTGTGCGCAAAGTTCGTAATATCAAGAGAGCAGAGTTACAGTTTAAATTGAACACTCAATTGCCGGGATCTCATGCGAGCATCATTTGTCGACGAGTCATTGAGTTCTTGTCGCATTATGAAGAGCAAGCTTTTGCGATGGCGATACATGCTTCGCATCAGGGACTTGCAAACAAACCTTCACCATCACTTAGAGGCTGCGTGAATCAAATGTGGGTGAGTGAGTTTAGTCCGGTAGCATCAAACTTCAAAGAGCTACTTAAACTGGTAACAACAGCGAGTGAACTGGCAGTTCTGAAAGCAGATCTTACCGCCATGACATCCGTGTTTAATACATACAAGAGTAAGCTAACGCTGGTGGAAAGCTCACTGCAAGCACGATGCGCGACGATTGTGGATTGTTTGGTGGGGACTCAGCAAAACACTGACGTTTCAGATTTTGTTGATGATGGCATGGGTAACATGGAATTTCTTGATGAAAGCTTGGTTACGCCAATTGTTGAGGCATATTTAGCCGTTGGTGCTACTCGTAACCGCTTTCTAACTGAGATGGGACTGAGTAACGTTCTGGCGGCATCAAAAGGGGTTGGCGCAAGAGACAAGCACATTGCAGCAACTTGCTACGATTCTGCCATCGCGAACTTGCATTCAACGGCTCGCTCGTTAGCTTCCACGCTGCAAGAAGTGAATTATGACCAAGCATTGAGAAATGTCGTTACTCTTGAGTGTCGTACCAGTACAATCATGACCCTATCGCAAGAAAAACAAGATCGATTAGCGGCGCTTAGGGCTGCTAGTTAA
- a CDS encoding DNA cytosine methyltransferase, with protein MMSNLTLIDCFAGIGSFSLGAQRNGIEITGHVEYDGFRDHVLSKHFNCSNFGDIRYFAKPLKEIPYALENLSEPNQELPSFLSSCQANRQPKRNSSSFEEDSVPSEHYDIEFASLEDFMEGVIECPNMMSFSIPCRDVSRANFWRVGMHGEQSGLVTEAARIIETLVPDYVLVECTEDFFKAGMGGAWLIDKMMEQGYSHIEWQVVSGAALGYPQLRSRAIIVGAQPDTALARSGESAFHELERYVNRIQSGSWTWHCRTKDEVDSDYVRRHMLDEDPKSIKWRSLSLNALGDSLIVKLPELIFCQIVRLESSPVQPNLFASMPEGTVMPFNHDEDVSRNGAVFSGTYYARERNKNIDLLSSNPELKNKLFPTLFRKEGNNLCSGKSRTKRPGSQGGYAGLFQTEYGITQGGLSLAYCHRIMGFPKGWVFSEDKSDHKLC; from the coding sequence ATGATGTCTAATTTGACACTCATAGACTGCTTTGCGGGCATAGGTTCTTTCTCGCTTGGAGCTCAGCGTAATGGCATTGAAATAACCGGACACGTAGAGTATGACGGGTTTCGTGACCACGTTTTATCTAAGCACTTTAATTGCAGTAACTTTGGCGATATTCGTTACTTTGCGAAACCGCTGAAAGAAATCCCGTATGCGCTCGAAAACCTTTCAGAGCCAAACCAAGAGCTCCCCAGTTTTCTATCCAGTTGTCAGGCTAATCGTCAGCCAAAGCGTAACAGCTCAAGCTTTGAAGAAGATTCCGTGCCAAGTGAGCATTACGATATCGAGTTTGCATCACTCGAAGATTTCATGGAAGGGGTGATCGAGTGCCCAAACATGATGTCTTTCTCTATTCCATGTCGTGATGTTAGCCGAGCTAATTTTTGGCGCGTAGGAATGCATGGTGAGCAATCGGGTTTAGTCACGGAAGCTGCGCGTATCATTGAAACTCTAGTGCCAGACTATGTACTTGTAGAGTGTACTGAGGACTTCTTTAAAGCGGGGATGGGGGGAGCATGGCTTATCGATAAAATGATGGAACAGGGTTACTCCCACATAGAGTGGCAGGTCGTTAGCGGCGCGGCATTAGGCTACCCCCAGCTTCGTAGCCGAGCGATCATTGTTGGTGCGCAACCAGATACTGCGCTAGCTCGATCAGGTGAAAGCGCTTTTCATGAACTTGAGCGCTATGTGAATAGAATTCAGTCGGGCTCGTGGACGTGGCATTGTCGTACAAAAGACGAAGTGGATAGCGACTATGTTAGGCGACATATGCTCGATGAAGACCCCAAGTCGATTAAATGGCGATCTCTTTCTCTTAATGCACTAGGGGATTCACTTATCGTTAAACTTCCAGAGCTTATTTTTTGTCAAATTGTGCGCTTAGAGTCTTCACCAGTTCAACCCAACTTATTTGCGTCAATGCCTGAAGGTACGGTGATGCCATTCAATCACGATGAAGATGTTTCAAGAAATGGCGCGGTCTTTAGTGGCACCTATTACGCTAGAGAACGGAACAAGAACATTGATCTTCTATCTAGCAACCCAGAACTTAAAAATAAGCTCTTTCCCACGCTCTTTCGCAAAGAAGGTAATAATCTATGCTCTGGCAAAAGCAGAACAAAGCGCCCTGGTAGTCAAGGTGGGTATGCTGGCCTCTTTCAAACAGAGTACGGAATTACTCAGGGTGGCTTATCACTTGCTTACTGTCACAGGATTATGGGCTTTCCTAAAGGTTGGGTGTTTTCTGAAGACAAGTCCGATCATAAATTATGTTGA
- a CDS encoding DNA sulfur modification protein DndB, protein MTTDTKTTENCILENKKITANESVQLLCITGSEGIGDTHLGKVSFAQYCAITSIESAELDEKQRMQRLVQSSRAKGVTDYLVERNNTVFPEAVLVVGSEAVITPVNAPISKQENGTSLSLVEIGPEVDRFIVDGQGRRLGIENALALKESLAGNHLDLKVVQVATEVIYDSASFVRQIFSDFHLNLRKPSKSQSIYFDSECPLYVFTTELMTIVDRMGVPLSRAVAVEGRLSQGQFMNMATLSDFVCGFIGDTPARVKKLLADSTKYDYYLLEVARFIECLYAQFPYESLLSANKDVWKEAIDTNLSCCVIGLKALAMVGNSLHVDAQLSGKDDFDARPLAKLAELPFADREDPLWLNSQIYQRIDNKVKIVKGSERRLARLLCTQLRIIASEYCNR, encoded by the coding sequence ATGACGACTGACACAAAGACAACCGAGAACTGCATCCTGGAAAACAAAAAGATTACCGCGAATGAGTCGGTGCAGCTGTTGTGCATTACAGGTAGCGAGGGCATTGGTGATACACATCTCGGTAAAGTGAGTTTTGCGCAATACTGCGCGATTACATCGATAGAGAGCGCCGAGCTGGACGAGAAACAACGTATGCAGCGCTTGGTTCAGAGCAGTCGAGCAAAAGGCGTAACGGACTATCTGGTTGAGCGTAATAACACGGTATTCCCAGAAGCGGTGCTGGTGGTTGGAAGTGAAGCAGTGATTACCCCTGTTAACGCTCCGATCAGTAAGCAGGAAAATGGCACCTCTCTATCGCTTGTAGAGATTGGTCCGGAGGTGGACAGGTTTATCGTAGATGGTCAAGGTAGACGACTAGGGATTGAGAATGCGCTAGCTCTAAAAGAGTCTCTTGCTGGCAATCATCTGGATTTGAAAGTGGTTCAGGTTGCTACCGAAGTCATCTACGACTCAGCTAGCTTTGTTCGCCAGATCTTTAGCGATTTCCACCTCAATTTACGCAAGCCCTCAAAATCACAGTCAATTTATTTTGACAGCGAATGCCCGTTGTACGTGTTTACAACAGAACTGATGACCATTGTTGACCGCATGGGAGTTCCACTGTCGAGGGCGGTGGCAGTTGAGGGCAGACTCAGCCAAGGCCAATTTATGAACATGGCTACCTTGTCCGATTTCGTCTGCGGCTTCATCGGGGATACACCCGCGAGAGTCAAAAAGCTCCTAGCAGACAGTACGAAATACGACTACTACCTACTCGAAGTCGCTCGCTTTATCGAGTGTTTGTACGCGCAGTTTCCGTATGAGTCACTACTCTCCGCTAACAAGGACGTATGGAAGGAAGCCATTGATACCAATCTCTCTTGCTGCGTTATTGGACTCAAAGCGCTGGCGATGGTCGGCAATAGTCTGCATGTGGATGCTCAACTGTCTGGTAAGGATGATTTCGATGCTAGGCCACTGGCAAAACTCGCAGAACTGCCGTTTGCTGACAGAGAAGATCCGCTATGGCTAAACAGTCAGATATACCAGCGTATTGATAACAAGGTGAAAATAGTGAAAGGGAGCGAACGCCGCCTTGCTCGTTTGCTGTGCACCCAACTGCGAATTATCGCCTCTGAATACTGTAACCGATAG